DNA from bacterium:
CCATGTGAATGGGCTTCTTCATATATGTACGCAAATTATTTTTGAATTTTTCAATTTTTTCCGCTATGGGGTTGGGCACGCCGTTTAAATCGGATGACTCGCCGATGACCACGGAGCCACATTTGTTTACATCACAAAGTTCCGCCACCTGTTTCGGCAGTTCTTTATCGTTTTGCAAAACGGTTGTGGGAAAAGCGATTTTGCATTCTTCGTCCGAAATCGCTATTCCAACGCGTTTTTCGCCATAATCAATTCCCATGATGCGCATGTTTATAGTATAGCGCAAAACGTGTAGCGTGTAACGTGTAGCGTGAGACAAACGAAAACAAAGGAACTTACTGACATCCTCTTCCGTGCAAGCTACTGTGGGACAGCGCGAGGAAGAAAAACAGAGTTGTTATTTTGTCTTTTTGGTTGTATGTTGTATGTTGTAGGTTGTAGGTTGTAGGTTGTAGGTTGTAGGTTGTATATCGTAAGTTAAATTTTGGAGGAGTGGCTGAGCGGTCGAAAGCAGCACACTGCTAATGTGCTGTCCGGGAAACCGGACCGTGGGTTCGAATCCCACCTCCTCCGTTTTGAGTCCGCGAAAAACGGAGGAGAGGAGTGCTGGGAGCACTCCGTGTGGGATTCGAAGCCCGATTGAGCATTTTCTTGAGCTTTCTTAAGCGAAAAGAAAATCCAATCGGGGTACTGGTCCTGTAAGGACCGAAAAGCGTACTCGCGGTCCCACCTCCTCCGCAGATAATCTATCCCCAAAAGTAGGCATTGGATTCGGATTGAGATATAGGATTAAATCTTCCGGCTGGCCGACAGAGGACATTACACCACTTTTTTAAGCAAAATATTGTCCCTGTCCCCATTATCCTCCGACCGATTTAGTATTTTCTTGAACGTCTACGCATAACCAACATTCTTAAACCCACCGTTCTTAACATTGATAACGAGACAGGTTTTATTGTAAGCTATTGCAATTTTACATTTTAGATATAAAATCTGATCAGAAAATCGGAAGCAGTGTAGTGACGCTTGCCACTCCACTTCCGACCATCACTGCAGTTGGAAAGGAAAAATATGAGACGAGTTGACCTTATTGACCGAGTAGGACAAAACTACGGTTCACGCGTGGCAAAAATCGTTGATGAAATTCTGTCCAAGAAAGAAGAAGTAAGTTGCGCTGACGTGGAGACCGCCATAAAAGAAGCCGAAAATAGAGTACGTCACCAATTTTCCCCCTCTTTATCAGTACAAGAGTCGGAAGAAACAAAAATAGGCATATTCTACGTTTGAAACCTCTACTCCCTCCAACAAAACGCCTTTCGGGGCGTTTTTTACATTGTCCGGAAACTTCAGAATCTTTAATTACGAAATACGACGGGCGCCCCCCCGCGAGGAAAGTCACAAAAAAGTGACTAAGACCGGGCAAGCGCCCTTTGAGCGGTCACTTTTTGGGGAGCTTTCCGAGTGGGGGGGGTATTTCGTAATTCACAGTTCAGAAGGTTAACGGCTGGTTGCTAAGGGGAAATAACACATCCCCCCTTTCAAAACCTCCTTTCTACTGCTACACTAAACCCATGGAACAACTGTTGCAAATCATAGTGATTATCGCCGCTCTCTGCGGTTTTTTCCTTGCCATACACATATACAACGAGAAACGGAAGCGTCCGGTTTTCACCTGCCCCCTTGATTTTGACTGCAACACGGTCGTGAAAAGCGACTATTCTACCCTATTGAAAATCTCCGTGGAAGTTTGGGGAATGGCGTACTACTTCTTGATTCTCTCCACTTATTCACTACTTACGGTCTATCCGTCAATAATGCCGGAAGGACTTTCAATGGCGGTTTTGGTTCTCACTGTAGTGGCTTTCGCTTTTTCCATATATTTAACGGCAATTCAAGCATTCGTCCTAAAACAATGGTGTAGCTGGTGTCTCATATCCGCCTCTCTTTGCACTATAATTTTTATATCCGTATTTTTAATTTCCGGAGAGAAATTGTTTTAACATCAAAGGACAGTTCATTGGTTAGTATATTTATTTTTCTCTGGTAAAATATACCCATGAAAGAAACTCTGGAGTGGGATGTTTTTGAATATACCCGAAAAGAGAAAAAGTCGGACTGGTTTTGGGCTACCGGTATCATAAGCATAGCCATCGCCATAACATCCGTAATGTTAGGGAATACTTTGTTCGCCTTAGTCGTCCTTCTTGGCTCTTTTGCTTTAATTATTGTCGGACATCGCAAACCTCGTCGCATACACGTAACCTTAAGTCCGAAAGGAATTTCTGTTGCCAAAAATTTTTACCCCTACTCTTCTATTGAGTCCTTTTGGGTGAATGACGAGGGTACAGAGGCGAAAATAATTGCAAAATCAAAACACATACTGTCGCCCTTCATAATTGTTCCGATAGAAAGCGTGACTTCAGAAAACGTTTGTGACTATCTTTTGCAATATCTATACGAAGAAGAGCACAAGGAACCTCTTTCGCACACCATTATGGATATGCTTGGGTTTTGACTAAAAAGCTCGCAACGTGTAACGTGTATCATGTAGCAGGTCAGGAGTCCCCGTAGTTTAATGGATAGAACGCGAGATTGCGGATCTCGTAATGGAGGTTCGATTCCTCCCGGGGGCAAAATTGAACGAAGTGAAATTTTGCCCCCGAGGAGTGCTGGGAGCACTCCGTGGAGGAATCGAAGCCCGATTGAGCATTTTCTTGAGCTTTCCTAAGCGAAAAGAAAATCCAATCGGGGTACTGACCTCGTAGAGGTCGATAAGCGTACTCGCGGTCCTCCCGGGGGCAAAGTGCGTAGCGAAGCGTAGCGCTTTGCCCCCGAAGTTTCGTAATTCAAATTCTAACAACAAACGGACTATTCGCTCGCTCCCATAGTTTAACGGATAGAACACGGGCCTCCGGAGCTCGAAATCCAAGTTCAATTCTTGGTGGGAGCAAACTGTGATTCCTTTTCCACGCAAGTTTACACCAAACAAAACCGCCCCGTCGCGTACGCGACGGGGCGGTTTTTGTTTGATTCACGATAATCTACGGCCTTTTCCCCACCATGGCCGAAAGCCGAGATTTTTTCCTGTCGGCATTTCTTTTTTTGATAGTGTTGCCCTTTGCCGTCTTATCTACCATTTTGTAAACTACGCTTAAAAACTTTGCCGCTTCTTCAGTTTTATTTTCCGCGACAAGTTTCTTGAATTTCTTTATCGTTTCCTTCATTTTCTTTTTCCGCGCATCGTTAAAAACCTTTTTTCTAAGGGATGCTCGATGGGCCTTTTTTGCGTTTTTTGTTATTGCCATAATTTTAACGGCGAGCGTTTACTCGCCTGTGCCGGACGTGTTCGGATAATCTCATTACCAGTACGGCTTATAGTGGCCAATACTAACAGAGATTTTAAAAAAAGCAAATATTAGATGTTCCGTTTTCATGTTACATTATAAGCATGATAAGCTACATTTCCGGCTCCGTAATATACAAGGACGAGAAATCGGCCATCGTAGAAACCGCAAATGGTCTCGGCTACAAAATTTTCGTTACCGAGGAAACTCTCTCTTCCCTATCAGAAAACAAGGTGGCGCGGTTTTGGACTTATCTTGCGGTACGCGAAGATGCCCATATTCTTTACGGCTTCCCGGAGAAAAGCGATTTGGATTTTTTTGAACTGCTTTTGACCGTATCGGGCATAGGCCCAAAAACGGCTTTGGGGATATTAAACATGGCCAGTGTTCTATCCATTAAAACGGCTGTCTCATCAAACGACCCGTCTCACCTTGTAAAAATATCTGGTATCGGCAAAAAAATGGCTGAGAAGATGGTTTGGGAACTTAAAGACAAGGTGAAAAGCGGAGAAAATTCCTCCGCCACCCTAAAAGATGAAATAGAAGCGTTAGAAGCTTTGAAATCTATCGGGTACGGACACAAGGAAGCCCGAGACGCTCTGAAAGAAATCAAAAGCGGCACGGCCAGAGAACGCATAAAATCCGCTCTTAAAACATTAGGAAAATGAACGGCATTAAAAAGCACATACCAAAATCACTGCTTTCCGCTTACCATTTCTTTTTGGCTGTTTTGGGAGCTTTGCTTTATCGTTTTCCTTCCCGCCAGATAAAAGTCGTGGGCATCACAGGCACGAACGGCAAAAGCTCCACCGCCGAACTGACAAGCGCCATACTGGAAAAAGCGGGCTATAAAACAGCTATTACAGGAACGGTCCATTTCAAAATCAACAGAAAAGAAGAAGTGAATTTTCTGCGTATGACCATGCCCGGCCGTTTTTTCATCCAGAAGTTCCTGCGTAAAGCTGTTTCTGCCGGATGCGACTGGGCCATAATAGAAATGACTTCGGAGGGAGCGGAACAGTTCCGCCATCAGTTTATTGACATGGACTCTCTCATATTTACAAACCTCGCCCACGAACACATAGAGTCGCACGGCTCTTTTGGAAAATACCTGAAAGCAAAACTCAAAATCGCCAAACGTCTTGAGCTTTCTAAAAAAATAAATAAAACTATCATAGTAAACGCGGACGATAAGCAGTCAAAAAAATTTGCCGACATAAAAGATGTGTCAGTCCATTCATATTCTCTAAAAAACGCGGAGCCGTTCAGCTTAAGAAGAGACGGTACAACACTGACTTTCCGAGGCAAAACCATAGAAACGAAAATGCTTGGAAAGTTTAACATCTATAACTGCTTGGCGGCAGCCACTTTCGCGTTGACTCTGGGTGTGGAATTGGAAACCATAAAAGAAGCGTTGCAAGATTTTTACACCATTCCCGGACGGCTGGAAGAAGTAAAGGTTTCAGACGTCCAGAAGTTTTCAGTTTTTGTTGACTACGCCCACACTCCCGACTCTCTCAAAGCGGTTTACGAAATTTTCAACGACGCCACAAAAATTGCTGTTTTCGGCAACGCCGGAGGCGGAAGAGACAGTTGGAAAAGACCCGAAATGGGACGTATTGCCGATATCCACTGCGAGAAAATAATACTGACCGTTCAGGACCCTTACGATGAAAACCCGAGTTCCATAATAGAGCAGACGGTCTGCGGTATGACAAACAAAAAGCCGGAAATAATTTTAGACCGCCGCCAAGCGATAAGAAGGTCTCTTGTTTTAGCGCATAACGAATGTTCCAAAACCGAAACGAACGGAAAAGAAATAGTGGTTCTCATTACCGGAAAAGGCAGTGACCCGTATATTATGGGTCCCCGCCGCGAAAGGACACCATGGAGCGATACCGAAGTGGTGAGAGAGGAATTGAAGAAAATGTTTTAAATGTTCTATGCGCGACTTTTTTCGTTCCCCCTTTTTGCTTTTTGCTTTCCACTTTTTACCTTAAACTTCTTCCATGCCCGAACTGCCCGAGGTAACAACCACGGCGAGCGTTTTAAACAGACGATTAAAAGATCTGCGAATTAAACGCGTCTGGTCAAGCTACAATTCCGTTTTTCACAAAGGAAAAAACAACATAAAAAACATAGTGTATTTTGAGACATTTAAAAATACAGTGAGTAACAAAAAAATACTGCGGGTCAGACGGAGAGCCAAAAATGTTTTGATTGACTTGTCGGGAGACATTTCAATACTGGTGCATATGAAAATGACAGGACATCTGTTGTACGGGACATACAAAAGAATCGACAATCTACGACCAAAAGCTAACGACAAAGTCGGATGGGAAAAGGAAGTATGGGTGCCGGACGAGTCCCAAAAGAGTCCTCTTTGGGACAGATTCAACAGGTTCATAAGATTCACGGCAAACCTTTCCAACGGGAAAACTCTGGCGCTGTCCGATATGCGCAGATTTGCCAAGATTGTCTATTACAAAACCAGCGAAGAAAACAAAATTCCGGATTTGGCCGGCATAGGGCCCGAACCTCTGGAAAAAAGTTTTAAAGTCGCGAATTTCAAACTACAAGTCAACAAAAGGCCGAATTTACCCGTAAAACAGGTCTTGATGATGCCGGAAATTATAGCGGGAATAGGAAACATATATTCCGACGAAATGTTGTGGCTCTCCGGCATACATCCCCTTTGCCAAGCGTCAAAAATACCGGAAGAAAAACTTAAAAAACTTTTCTCCTGTATGCGGAAAGTTTTGAAAAAAGGAATAAAACTGTCGGGCGATTCAATGTCCGACTACAGAACGCCGAGCGGAGAAAAAGGAAAGTTTCAGACAGAGCATCGCGCGTACAGACGAACCGGAGAGAAATGTTCTAAAAAAGGATGTGGCGGAAAAATCCAAAGGATGAAAATCGGCGGAAGAAGCGCGCATTTTTGCGACAAACATCAGTTGCGATATTGAGATATCGCCTGTAACATATAGCTTGTAACGTGTAACATGTAACATTTCAGAGTTGCATTCAAGATACTTTATATCATAAAGAATGTTTCGTGTTATATGTTCAATAATTTATGAATGACGACTTAAAATGGTTCTTCGGTCTTTTTTTACTTTTTGGCCTGCTTTGGTTTGGCGGAGGCGGTTTAAACAGTTCTTCTTCTCATGACCCTTTTGTAGAACCGATAACAGGAAGAACCTACGGAAACGACCCCCTTTCAGGCCTTTCAAACAAAAGTGGCTCTCAAATATCAACAGGAGGAAATAGAGATACGGAAAACGGAGCGATAAAAGAAGAAGAAAAACCCGATACGATATCCATACAAAGAGTAAACCAGTCGTACGGTGACAGCCCCGATTTTGAATACGTTACGCTGGTAGCCGGCCGAGACAACAAAGCTCCAATAAAACTTACGGGACTTCAGCTTTTAAGCAGAGAAACCGGCAAAGGTATGACCATAGGAAAAGCGACCAAACTGCCTCACATTTCAAGCCCGCGCGACACTGACGATATTTTCCTTGATCCGGGAGAAAAAGCGTACGTTATAAGCGGTCGTTCGCCCGTCGGTTTTTCTTTTAAGACGAACACCTGCAGTGGCTACTTCGCCACGGAAAAAAACCTCACCCCCGGACTTTATTACGAATGTCCGCGGACTTCCGAAAAACCCCTGCCGTATTTCCGCACGGTAACTTTAAAAGACCAGTGTTTGGATTATCTGGACCGTATTCCAAGATGCAATCACAAAACACCTTCCACATTGTCCGCGGAGTGCGCCTCTTATGTTTCCCAAAACTTCAACTACAACGCGTGTGTATCTGAAAACTCCGGCAAGGACGATTTTTATAAAAATGAATGGTACGTGTATTTAGAGAGAATAGCTCCTCTTTGGAAAAGCAGAAGAGAGACAGTTGACCTTGTCTCTCCCGAAGGAGTTGTTTTAGACAGTATTAAATATTAAAAACTCACCTTCGACTACACACAACCAAAGAGAATTATGCCTGCCGCCACGGAAACGTTCAGGGACTCTTTGCTTCCCTGCATGGGTATTTCCACCACCGAATCCGCTTTTTCTAAAATGGAACGCGGTATGCCTTTCGTTTCTTCGCCGAAAATAAAAGCTGTTTTTTCTGACGGACTGAACTTTTTGTAATTAATTGCCACTTTGTCTTGCTCCACCGCCACTATTTGAAATTTTTCCTCCCTTAATTTTTTCAAAACGGGCAAAATCGCAGAACGGTATTCCCAAGACAAAGTCGTCTCTGCTCCAAGCGCCACTTTCGCGAAATCACCGCGAGAGTTTCCAAACCTGTCTTCCGGAGACGGAGTGGTACCGACAAGATAAACTTTGGAAATACCAGCCCCTTCCGCGGTTCTAAAAACCGAAGCGGTGTTTTGAACACTGCGCAAATTCAAAAGAATGACCACTTTTTCCTCTTCTGTTTTCTTTTTGCTTTTCATCATGATAAAATACCACCATGTTAAATACATTTCCAGACCTTTTGACTTATGGTTTTTTTGCTCCGACAATACTCCGTCTGACTGTAGGAGCTTGGTTTATTTATGAAGGATTTCAACTTTTCCGAGAAGAAAGCGAAGAAAGGCGTCTCCTCCAAGGTTTTATCGCCACCTTGCAAGTTGCCGGAGGGATTCTATTGTTTGTGGGCTTTTTTACTCAAGTGACAGCTCTGACTCTGGCCGTTATTACCGCAAGCAACATTTTCATGGGCAGAGAAGATATGAAAGAGCGCGAAAAAAGAATCGTTCGCCTTTTGGCTTTATCTATCCTTGTATCTCT
Protein-coding regions in this window:
- the mutM gene encoding bifunctional DNA-formamidopyrimidine glycosylase/DNA-(apurinic or apyrimidinic site) lyase, which gives rise to MPELPEVTTTASVLNRRLKDLRIKRVWSSYNSVFHKGKNNIKNIVYFETFKNTVSNKKILRVRRRAKNVLIDLSGDISILVHMKMTGHLLYGTYKRIDNLRPKANDKVGWEKEVWVPDESQKSPLWDRFNRFIRFTANLSNGKTLALSDMRRFAKIVYYKTSEENKIPDLAGIGPEPLEKSFKVANFKLQVNKRPNLPVKQVLMMPEIIAGIGNIYSDEMLWLSGIHPLCQASKIPEEKLKKLFSCMRKVLKKGIKLSGDSMSDYRTPSGEKGKFQTEHRAYRRTGEKCSKKGCGGKIQRMKIGGRSAHFCDKHQLRY
- the rpsT gene encoding 30S ribosomal protein S20 codes for the protein MAITKNAKKAHRASLRKKVFNDARKKKMKETIKKFKKLVAENKTEEAAKFLSVVYKMVDKTAKGNTIKKRNADRKKSRLSAMVGKRP
- the murE gene encoding UDP-N-acetylmuramyl-tripeptide synthetase gives rise to the protein MNGIKKHIPKSLLSAYHFFLAVLGALLYRFPSRQIKVVGITGTNGKSSTAELTSAILEKAGYKTAITGTVHFKINRKEEVNFLRMTMPGRFFIQKFLRKAVSAGCDWAIIEMTSEGAEQFRHQFIDMDSLIFTNLAHEHIESHGSFGKYLKAKLKIAKRLELSKKINKTIIVNADDKQSKKFADIKDVSVHSYSLKNAEPFSLRRDGTTLTFRGKTIETKMLGKFNIYNCLAAATFALTLGVELETIKEALQDFYTIPGRLEEVKVSDVQKFSVFVDYAHTPDSLKAVYEIFNDATKIAVFGNAGGGRDSWKRPEMGRIADIHCEKIILTVQDPYDENPSSIIEQTVCGMTNKKPEIILDRRQAIRRSLVLAHNECSKTETNGKEIVVLITGKGSDPYIMGPRRERTPWSDTEVVREELKKMF
- a CDS encoding vitamin K epoxide reductase family protein; protein product: MEQLLQIIVIIAALCGFFLAIHIYNEKRKRPVFTCPLDFDCNTVVKSDYSTLLKISVEVWGMAYYFLILSTYSLLTVYPSIMPEGLSMAVLVLTVVAFAFSIYLTAIQAFVLKQWCSWCLISASLCTIIFISVFLISGEKLF
- the ruvX gene encoding Holliday junction resolvase RuvX, with the translated sequence MRIMGIDYGEKRVGIAISDEECKIAFPTTVLQNDKELPKQVAELCDVNKCGSVVIGESSDLNGVPNPIAEKIEKFKNNLRTYMKKPIHMEPEFFTSIQAERIQGKTTMQDASAAALILQSYLDKTRNM
- a CDS encoding TrmH family RNA methyltransferase, whose translation is MYLTWWYFIMMKSKKKTEEEKVVILLNLRSVQNTASVFRTAEGAGISKVYLVGTTPSPEDRFGNSRGDFAKVALGAETTLSWEYRSAILPVLKKLREEKFQIVAVEQDKVAINYKKFSPSEKTAFIFGEETKGIPRSILEKADSVVEIPMQGSKESLNVSVAAGIILFGCV
- the ruvA gene encoding Holliday junction branch migration protein RuvA, whose translation is MISYISGSVIYKDEKSAIVETANGLGYKIFVTEETLSSLSENKVARFWTYLAVREDAHILYGFPEKSDLDFFELLLTVSGIGPKTALGILNMASVLSIKTAVSSNDPSHLVKISGIGKKMAEKMVWELKDKVKSGENSSATLKDEIEALEALKSIGYGHKEARDALKEIKSGTARERIKSALKTLGK